The Arcobacter porcinus sequence TCAACGCTTTTTGAACTAATCTTTTCATCAAGAACTTTTAACTTTGATAGATCATTTACACATAAAGTCAAATCTCCTTTATGCATAAAATATAGATGACTCATAGCACTTATTTCATACTCAAGTCCTATTCTTTTGGCTTCATTATTTAAATAAGATATTGCTTCATTGTCTTTTAATGGGAAAAACCTTACAAAACAAGAGTTTGTTTTATGACTTAAACTACTCTCCATAGATTTAAAAGTAGCATCATCTCCATAACAAGCTATTATTAAAGTGCTACTAGAGTTTTTATTTGTTGCTTCTACTAATAAATCTAACTCTTTTTTTGGTATCTTTTTATCAACTCTTAAATAGACAACATTTGAAGAAGCAAATAGTGAAGATTGTTGTAAACAGTTTAATATATATTTAAAATTATATTCATCAAAATATATCTTTATAATATCATCTTCTTTTGCAATGATTTTAGAAATAATCCATGAATATTGCTCTATCATAAATGTAGATTGTCCATAAAACATATAAGTACTAAAGTACTTTTTATCTCTTAAATATTTATCAAATTCGCTTTTATACATTTTAAAATACTATCCTATATTTGCTTGTTTTATAATATTCTTGCAACTATAACTTTTGTTGCAAGGTTACTTGAAACAATTTTAACTCTATGTTTTGAAAATAGTTTTTGTGCTTTAAAATTTTCTAAAACAACTTTAAGTCCTACCATTTTGTCATAGCATTCAGCCCTTGATTTTTCAATATCTGTTATTTTTACTTTTATCTCTTTATCAATATTATCTTTTGCCCATCTTGCATATGTTCTATCCTCAAAATCCCAAACAAGATTATCTATTTTTCTCTCTTGTTCTGAGATATATAAAGTTGTTTCATCAATATCTTTTGGTACTTGTTTACTTTTCAAAATTCTATGTAAAACCAAATCTGAATATCTTCTAATTGGACTTGTAAAATGAGAATAAGAGTTAAATCCTAAACCAAAATGCCCAAGATTTTTTGAAGAGTATTTTGCTTTTTCTTGTGCTTGAATTATAAGTTCATCAACTTCAGCTTCCAAACCATAGTTACTTGCTTCTTTTTGAAGATACAAAATAGTTTCGTGAGTATCATTTTTTATTTCAGCTTTTATTCCAATTAGATTTATATCATCAATCAATCTTGAGATAGATTTAAAACTTGGCTCTTCATGAATTCTAAATATTCCAAAATTTCCTACTTTTTTACTAGCTTCAATATTTGCTAAAAGCATACACTCTTCAACTAATTGATGAGAAGCTGTTGAAAACTCAATATTAATTGCTTCAAGAAGATTATTCTTTAAAACCAACCTATTTTCTTGAGTTCTAAAGTCATAACCTTTTTGCAATCTTTTTTTTCTAAAGTTTTTTGTAATTTCATATAAAGGAAGTAAATAATCAAAAATCTCTTTTTCTATTTTGTTATATTGATCCAACTTTCCTTCTAAAACTCTATCAACTCTCCCATATGATAAGTTTCTATGATTTTTTATAATTGCTTCAAAAAGTGATGATTTTTTTACACTTTTTGCATTTAAATCTAATTCCATTTTAAAAACATATGAATATCTTATTTCATCCTCTTTTAATGAACATAAATTCTCACTCAAAACTTTTGGAAGCATTGGCAAAGTTTTTGTAGGAAGATATATTGTATTTCCCTTTTTAAATGCTAATTTATCAAGCTCTGAATTCTCTTTTACAAAATATGAAACATCTGCTATTGCCACATATAAAGTATTTGAAGTCTTATCAAAATATATTGCATCATCATGATCTTTTGCACTATTTGGATCTATTGTACAAAAAGGAAGAGAAGTCAAATCTACTCTTTGTTTTGTATCATCCATAAAAAACTCTTCATCTTCATTTTTATCAAATCTATACAGTTCATCATATAAATATAAAGAGATAAACTCATCAATTTTTGGATCAGATAAATTTCCTACAAATTTAATCTCTTCAAAATTCTTATTATCTACTATTACAACATCATTTTCTTTGTATTTTTTTGAGTTTTTATTAAAAATTTGAATATGCTCTTTCATTGTAATAAATGATTCATCTTGAACATAAACCATTATTTCAGATTTTTTGCCTTCTAAAACTTTTACAACTTTTGCTTTTATTTTACTTCTTGGATTAAAAATCTTCTTTGCTAAAACTAAATCTTGATCAAAAGCTCCATTTAAAAACTCTTTTTCTACTCTGATATTTTTAATAGGATTTACTAAATCTAATATTTCTGCATATTTTTTATCAATCTTTAAAATACCTATTTTATATTTTGAATTTATCTCATAATTCTCTTCATTTTTTATAACAATATCATTTTTTATAAACTCTTTTAACTCTTTTTCTTCATCTTTTGAAAAATTAAAATTATTTTCTAAAATCTTTTTAAATAACTCTTTTAACAATATTTATCCTTTTTATTTAAACCATTATAATATATTTAGTTAAGGTTTTGTATAATCTTTTAAAATTTTAATAAATAGAGGATGAGAAATGGCAGTAAATGTTTTTTATGATAAAGATTGTAATATCGAATTAATCAAATCAAAAAAAGTTGCAATGATTGGATTTGGTTCACAAGGTCATGCACATGCTGAAAACTTAAGAGATTCTGGAGTTGAAGTTGTTGTTGGATTAAGACAAGGTGGATCTTCTTGGAAAAAAGCAGAAGCAAAAGGATTTAAAGTTTTAACAGTTGCAGAAGCTACAAAACTTGCAGATGTTGTAATGATTCTTTTACCAGATGAAAATCAAGCTGAAATT is a genomic window containing:
- the holA gene encoding DNA polymerase III subunit delta produces the protein MYKSEFDKYLRDKKYFSTYMFYGQSTFMIEQYSWIISKIIAKEDDIIKIYFDEYNFKYILNCLQQSSLFASSNVVYLRVDKKIPKKELDLLVEATNKNSSSTLIIACYGDDATFKSMESSLSHKTNSCFVRFFPLKDNEAISYLNNEAKRIGLEYEISAMSHLYFMHKGDLTLCVNDLSKLKVLDEKISSKSVDNYCFGLGAVNFDDFLVNLLSFKDVNSDLDLLLEEGMDSIFIVNQITQFVHQLFMISAYARNFGAPKAIDILGFNPPKDVWETKSRLAININPKKYLKLFEFLLNLELDLKSSKISNTSLFLQANIRKFTALFR
- a CDS encoding RNB domain-containing ribonuclease, with protein sequence MLKELFKKILENNFNFSKDEEKELKEFIKNDIVIKNEENYEINSKYKIGILKIDKKYAEILDLVNPIKNIRVEKEFLNGAFDQDLVLAKKIFNPRSKIKAKVVKVLEGKKSEIMVYVQDESFITMKEHIQIFNKNSKKYKENDVVIVDNKNFEEIKFVGNLSDPKIDEFISLYLYDELYRFDKNEDEEFFMDDTKQRVDLTSLPFCTIDPNSAKDHDDAIYFDKTSNTLYVAIADVSYFVKENSELDKLAFKKGNTIYLPTKTLPMLPKVLSENLCSLKEDEIRYSYVFKMELDLNAKSVKKSSLFEAIIKNHRNLSYGRVDRVLEGKLDQYNKIEKEIFDYLLPLYEITKNFRKKRLQKGYDFRTQENRLVLKNNLLEAINIEFSTASHQLVEECMLLANIEASKKVGNFGIFRIHEEPSFKSISRLIDDINLIGIKAEIKNDTHETILYLQKEASNYGLEAEVDELIIQAQEKAKYSSKNLGHFGLGFNSYSHFTSPIRRYSDLVLHRILKSKQVPKDIDETTLYISEQERKIDNLVWDFEDRTYARWAKDNIDKEIKVKITDIEKSRAECYDKMVGLKVVLENFKAQKLFSKHRVKIVSSNLATKVIVARIL